A region from the Paludicola sp. MB14-C6 genome encodes:
- a CDS encoding YfhO family protein → MNTSLLKKFACKNSYFSVFFIGVLTAFFIFLPFLVFDKGLFLYYGDYDVQQIPFYRLAHDAVREGNMLWNWNTDLGVNFIGSYSFYLLGSPFFWLTLPFPSEAVPYLMAPLYMLKFGLISVTGFAFIKRFTSTEKMAMLGGLLYAFSGFNIYNIFFNHFHEAVLVFPLLLIALEELVVNNQRGGFALAVALCAFTNYYFFFGQVFFVILYFFIRCTSKDFKPKLRHYFIIALEAVLGLLLSAFLLLPSVLAIMGNPRTGDMLNGFDLLFYNNTQRYGLIFSSFFFPPDIPARPNFFPDSNAKWSSVSMFLPMVSMTGVIAFFKGNKKHWAKTLLIASYIICFIPMLNQLFSGMNYNYYARWFYMPLLIMAMVTCIAFEKHMEHMKSGIIATSIIVGSISLIGILPKKVDDKLVFFQLPKYPERFWGYVAIAVIGLMIVGILYLLTTKYKHFFRVAVSSFMVITILTASFMIFLGKLAGEGYSVVKEQAIDGRENVNLADDSFFRIDTYDELDNLGMHMNIPTINAFHSIVPPSVIDYYQTIGQERGVGSRPKPQAIGIRGLMSVKYSFQKLSKGEKTELIGFTPFDKQNGYQIFKNEYFIPMGFTYDYFINKHQLDSYSGDMKDRLMLKGLLLEDKDYQKYKDYMPMLEDRYCYTDTLTDDDYYAACKERAATAAYLFQRDNKGFSAKINTKNKELVFFSVPYDEGWKAFVNGKQVEIVKANAGFMAVAVPKGNTDIRFDYHTPGAVMGWIITIASAALLFVYWLFIRYLRHKYPDKYYYDRFRHVLNRQEPTELLSEEAYMNHIIECMDE, encoded by the coding sequence ATGAATACATCATTGCTTAAAAAATTTGCCTGTAAGAATAGTTATTTCAGTGTGTTTTTCATTGGTGTTTTAACTGCTTTTTTTATATTTTTACCTTTTTTAGTTTTCGATAAGGGGCTTTTTTTATACTATGGCGATTATGATGTTCAACAAATTCCATTTTACCGATTAGCACACGATGCAGTTCGTGAAGGAAATATGCTTTGGAATTGGAATACAGATTTAGGCGTAAACTTCATTGGTTCTTATTCTTTTTACTTATTAGGAAGTCCTTTTTTTTGGCTAACGCTTCCGTTTCCAAGTGAGGCTGTACCATATTTAATGGCACCACTTTATATGCTGAAGTTTGGGCTGATTTCTGTTACGGGATTTGCTTTTATTAAGCGTTTTACTTCAACAGAAAAAATGGCAATGCTAGGTGGTTTGCTTTATGCGTTTAGTGGATTTAATATCTATAATATTTTCTTCAACCATTTCCATGAAGCGGTACTTGTATTCCCGTTATTACTGATTGCATTAGAAGAACTGGTGGTAAATAATCAGCGTGGTGGCTTTGCGCTAGCCGTTGCTTTGTGTGCATTTACCAACTATTATTTTTTCTTTGGTCAAGTGTTCTTTGTTATTTTATATTTCTTTATACGATGTACCAGTAAAGACTTTAAACCAAAGCTAAGACACTATTTTATCATTGCGTTGGAAGCAGTTCTCGGTTTGCTGTTATCTGCATTTTTATTACTGCCATCTGTTCTTGCTATTATGGGTAATCCAAGAACAGGTGATATGCTTAATGGCTTTGATTTACTATTTTACAATAATACGCAACGATATGGACTAATTTTCTCAAGCTTTTTCTTCCCACCGGATATTCCGGCAAGACCAAACTTTTTCCCTGATTCCAATGCAAAATGGTCATCAGTTTCCATGTTCTTGCCAATGGTATCTATGACGGGCGTTATTGCCTTCTTTAAAGGGAATAAGAAACATTGGGCAAAGACTTTGCTAATTGCAAGCTATATTATTTGTTTTATTCCAATGCTTAACCAGCTTTTTTCAGGAATGAATTATAACTACTATGCAAGATGGTTCTATATGCCGCTATTGATAATGGCTATGGTTACTTGCATTGCGTTTGAAAAACATATGGAACACATGAAATCGGGAATTATCGCTACTTCTATTATAGTCGGTTCTATTTCGCTGATTGGAATTTTACCGAAAAAGGTTGATGATAAGCTGGTATTCTTCCAACTTCCTAAATATCCCGAACGCTTTTGGGGTTATGTGGCTATTGCTGTAATTGGATTGATGATTGTAGGTATATTGTATCTATTAACGACGAAATACAAGCATTTCTTTCGAGTTGCAGTATCGAGTTTTATGGTAATAACGATATTAACTGCATCTTTTATGATTTTCTTAGGAAAGCTTGCAGGTGAGGGGTATTCCGTTGTAAAAGAGCAAGCAATAGACGGGCGAGAGAATGTAAATTTAGCAGATGACAGCTTTTTCAGAATTGATACTTATGATGAATTGGATAACTTGGGTATGCATATGAACATACCTACAATCAACGCATTTCATTCTATTGTCCCACCATCCGTTATTGATTATTATCAAACAATCGGTCAAGAGCGTGGTGTAGGTTCACGTCCAAAGCCGCAAGCAATTGGAATTCGAGGACTTATGAGTGTAAAATATAGCTTTCAAAAGCTGTCAAAAGGTGAAAAAACAGAGCTAATCGGATTTACGCCGTTTGATAAGCAAAACGGATATCAAATTTTCAAAAATGAGTATTTTATTCCAATGGGATTTACTTATGATTATTTTATCAATAAGCATCAGCTTGATTCTTATTCAGGCGATATGAAAGATCGTTTAATGCTAAAAGGATTACTCTTAGAAGATAAAGACTATCAAAAATACAAAGATTATATGCCAATGCTAGAGGATCGATATTGTTATACAGATACGCTTACCGATGATGATTATTACGCAGCATGTAAAGAGCGAGCAGCTACTGCGGCTTATTTATTTCAACGTGATAACAAAGGCTTTTCCGCAAAGATTAACACTAAGAATAAAGAGTTAGTATTTTTCAGCGTACCTTATGATGAAGGATGGAAAGCTTTTGTAAACGGAAAGCAAGTAGAAATAGTCAAAGCAAATGCAGGATTTATGGCAGTTGCAGTACCAAAAGGGAATACTGATATTCGATTTGACTACCATACACCTGGAGCTGTTATGGGATGGATTATTACGATTGCTTCAGCTGCATTGTTATTTGTATATTGGTTGTTTATTCGTTATTTAAGACATAAATATCCGGATAAATATTATTATGATCGGTTTCGCCATGTGTTAAATAGACAAGAGCCAACAGAATTGTTAAGTGAAGAAGCTTATATGAATCACATAATTGAGTGTATGGATGAATAA